A portion of the Pedobacter cryoconitis genome contains these proteins:
- a CDS encoding succinate dehydrogenase/fumarate reductase iron-sulfur subunit encodes MSTGNMNLTLKIWRQKNNKAKGNLVDYKISEISPDMSFLEMFDVLNEQLINKGEEPVVFDHDCREGICGACSMYINGRPHGPKEGITTCQLHMRSFKDGDTIVVEPWRAKAFPVIKDLTVDRTAFDRIIAAGGFISVNTGNAQDANALPIPKFQADLAFEAAACIGCGACVATCKNASAMLFTSAKISQLALLPQGQPERYRRVQSMVAQMDAEGFGNCTNTGACEAECPKGISLENIARMNRDFYSAKFVSEEEV; translated from the coding sequence ATGAGTACAGGAAATATGAATTTAACGCTGAAAATCTGGCGTCAGAAGAATAACAAAGCCAAAGGTAATTTGGTAGACTACAAAATATCAGAAATTTCTCCTGATATGTCTTTCTTAGAAATGTTCGACGTTTTAAATGAGCAGCTAATTAATAAGGGCGAAGAGCCGGTAGTTTTCGATCATGATTGCAGAGAAGGTATTTGCGGTGCATGTTCAATGTATATTAACGGAAGGCCACATGGACCAAAAGAAGGTATTACTACCTGTCAGTTGCACATGCGTTCTTTCAAAGATGGTGATACCATTGTGGTAGAACCATGGAGAGCGAAGGCTTTTCCAGTGATTAAAGATTTAACGGTAGATCGTACTGCATTCGATAGAATTATTGCAGCAGGAGGGTTTATTTCAGTAAATACGGGTAATGCGCAAGATGCTAACGCACTGCCAATCCCTAAGTTCCAGGCAGATTTAGCTTTCGAGGCTGCGGCTTGTATTGGTTGCGGTGCTTGTGTAGCTACTTGTAAAAATGCATCTGCGATGTTATTTACTTCGGCTAAGATTTCGCAATTGGCATTATTGCCTCAGGGTCAGCCAGAACGTTACCGTCGCGTACAGAGTATGGTTGCGCAGATGGATGCTGAAGGCTTTGGTAACTGTACCAATACCGGTGCTTGTGAGGCTGAATGCCCTAAAGGAATTTCTTTAGAGAATATTGCAAGAATGAACAGAGACTTTTATTCCGCAAAATTTGTTTCTGAGGAAGAAGTTTAA